Below is a window of Populus trichocarpa isolate Nisqually-1 chromosome 3, P.trichocarpa_v4.1, whole genome shotgun sequence DNA.
AAAGCAGAAAAGAGAAATGCAAATGGCAAACTCACACGTAAAGATGATATTTTGAGGATGAAGGAGGGCTTCACTGACATTAGCTTCCGTCATTACCGTAGTTCCTCTTGTAAGAATGTTCCATCTAGACCTGTCGGTCTACAAGGTAACATAGAGCTGAAGCGAGGCTCCATATATCAAAGCTCCAGAGAAGTAAGGAGAACGAAGGAAATGGGTTCTAATGGGGGGAGGAGAACAATTGAACTTTCCCGTGCTAGTGACACCTCATTTTCTTTCAGGATTGTTGACTCTCTGTGTAGCTTAGATGAAGAGAGCATGCCGAAGAGATCTCTTGCAAGCTCTGTAAACTCAAACTCGAATTCTAAGTTTGTTCGAAGACCTTGTGTAGAACCACGCTCATCAGATGACTTCATTGAAATCTGTCCAAATTTGGATAAGAGAGACAAACATTCTGTTGGAGCTGTACGGAGTGACTCGATTGGGAATCCAAACTTCAAATGCGAAAAGGTGGTTGGTCCACTAAATGATGGAAATGAACTTCTGGAAAGAGATACAGCTCTGACATACCACCAACCAGTCTGTGCTAAGGTAGAAATGCCCTGTTCACCTTGTTCTTCAGAAAGCGATTTCTCTACTCGAGCCATCTCAGAGTCCCAATTTAGTCCCATCCGAAAGATGTTCGATCCATTCACAAAATCAAAGTCTATCCGCAGTCCGTTTTGTCATGTACCTGAACCAAGTGATGCCGAAACCACTGGGATGTCAAACATGGGAAGGAATCAGACATTTCGGAGATCTTTGTTCCATGACTTTTCACATACAGCTCAGAAATCAGATTTTGGTTCTCAGAATGTCAAGAAAGATCACCATCATTCAGCTGTAGTGTGTTCACCAGTTCACCTACATGGTTGTCTGAAGATGGAAATTAAGCACGGGGTGCCTTTTTTCGAGTTCTCATTGAATCGCCCTGAAGAAGTTCTGGTGGCTAAGACATGGAAAGCAAATAATGCATTTAACTGGGTCTATACATTTCACTCCATTTCTAATAGAAAAAAGAGCAACGCCACAGGACGGGGGTTGAGTGATGGAAATAAGGAATCGTCGGTGGTGGGGCAGATGCAAGTTTCATGTTATTTATGTTCAGAATTAAAAGATGGGGGGAACTTTGACAACTCTCTGGTGACAGAGTTTGTGTTGTACGATAATGTCCATGCAAGACAAAGAGTTTCTACTGAAGAATCCCCTGGAGTTAGACCTGACATAGGTGCCAAACCAGGCTTGGTTGGTGGAAGTCATGAGATGGATGGCAACTCTGATGCAGCGAAGTTCAAACATCAACCTCAACATGCTTTTGATAGAGGCGACCTTGATTCTTCCAATCCTTATCCATGGGCAGCTGCAGTTTTGCATCCAGACCTCGAAATAGCAGCCGTTGTTATTAAACTCCCATTTGCAAAGAGAGAGAGCCTGAAATACAAAAGGGGGGACAAGGGTAGTGATAAAATGCATTCGAATCTGCTCAACCTTTCTGTTGGCGAGCAAAGGATGAAAACTATCCGTGatgaagaaaatcaagagaAGGTGAAGGTGGTGATTCCAACTGGAAAACATAGTTTGCCAAGGGGTGATGGTCGGGGTCCTTCTTCATTGCTTGAAAGATGGAGATCTGGTGGAGGCTGTGACTGTGGTGGCTGGGATATGGCCTGTCCCCTTACAGTTTTTGGCAATCCAGGCATCCAATGTGCTGAAGACGAACCACTCTTGGATAATCAGCGGCCTTTGGAACTTTTTCTTCAGGTAAGTTTCCTAGTTCATACTCGAAGATGTTTTACATTGCTGACATGGATAGAATGGAAATCTTACACTTGGATAAAAGAATCTATGCCCCAAATACGGGCAACTTTGCTTTATTGGTAATATGAATCATGCAATTAGTCTCTCCATAGTTCCTACCTATAACAAGATTCTGATTTTTGTGCAGGGAATGAAAGAGAATAATATACCAGCAATGACCATGACTGTTCTTGAAGAGGGTCAGTATGCTGTTGATTTCCATGCACAATTATCCACATTACAAGCATTTTCCATCTGTGTTGCCGTATTGCATGGTACAAAAGCCACTGGTGTGACTGGAGAGGAAAGAGGCAATCGGTTATCACATTGCAATTCACTGAAAATGCTTATGGAGGAGGAAGTGAAGTTCTTCATTGAATCAGTCACTGAGgaggagaaaaggaaagcatCCAAGAAAGTGGAAGGGATCAAGCAATCTTACGTGCTTAACCCTCCCTTTTCTCCAATTGCTCGGGTATAGCCTCAACGTCATACTGAAT
It encodes the following:
- the LOC7465864 gene encoding uncharacterized protein LOC7465864, yielding MELEMELDSEKSSTSDLSPNTVLPHRRCSKAEKRNANGKLTRKDDILRMKEGFTDISFRHYRSSSCKNVPSRPVGLQGNIELKRGSIYQSSREVRRTKEMGSNGGRRTIELSRASDTSFSFRIVDSLCSLDEESMPKRSLASSVNSNSNSKFVRRPCVEPRSSDDFIEICPNLDKRDKHSVGAVRSDSIGNPNFKCEKVVGPLNDGNELLERDTALTYHQPVCAKVEMPCSPCSSESDFSTRAISESQFSPIRKMFDPFTKSKSIRSPFCHVPEPSDAETTGMSNMGRNQTFRRSLFHDFSHTAQKSDFGSQNVKKDHHHSAVVCSPVHLHGCLKMEIKHGVPFFEFSLNRPEEVLVAKTWKANNAFNWVYTFHSISNRKKSNATGRGLSDGNKESSVVGQMQVSCYLCSELKDGGNFDNSLVTEFVLYDNVHARQRVSTEESPGVRPDIGAKPGLVGGSHEMDGNSDAAKFKHQPQHAFDRGDLDSSNPYPWAAAVLHPDLEIAAVVIKLPFAKRESLKYKRGDKGSDKMHSNLLNLSVGEQRMKTIRDEENQEKVKVVIPTGKHSLPRGDGRGPSSLLERWRSGGGCDCGGWDMACPLTVFGNPGIQCAEDEPLLDNQRPLELFLQGMKENNIPAMTMTVLEEGQYAVDFHAQLSTLQAFSICVAVLHGTKATGVTGEERGNRLSHCNSLKMLMEEEVKFFIESVTEEEKRKASKKVEGIKQSYVLNPPFSPIARV